From Bacteroidetes Order II. bacterium, one genomic window encodes:
- a CDS encoding winged helix-turn-helix transcriptional regulator, whose amino-acid sequence MAGLIPDYAHLDLISRHFKALGEPSRLLILDLLHRNGELNVQELMEASGLRQANLSKHLGILLETGILKRRKEGVMAFYSIQDKSVQGLCLLAYNRLMLNRRG is encoded by the coding sequence ATGGCTGGCCTTATCCCCGATTATGCACATTTAGACCTGATTTCCCGCCACTTCAAGGCGCTGGGAGAGCCTTCACGCCTGCTGATCTTAGATTTGTTACACCGAAATGGCGAGCTGAATGTGCAAGAGTTGATGGAGGCAAGTGGTTTGCGACAAGCCAACCTAAGCAAACATCTTGGGATTCTGTTGGAGACCGGTATTCTAAAACGCCGGAAAGAAGGCGTTATGGCTTTTTATTCCATCCAAGACAAAAGTGTACAGGGCCTCTGTCTTTTGGCCTATAACCGCCTCATGCTTAATCGTCGTGGATGA